A stretch of DNA from Oreochromis aureus strain Israel breed Guangdong linkage group 23, ZZ_aureus, whole genome shotgun sequence:
TTTGCTGTGTGTATTAACTGCCACCATATTTAGTCAAAGGAGAGGAATGTCATGGTTCGGGCTATCACTGGGACGCTGTTGAGCCCAGGGGGATTACAGTAATGGATTGAGGGCCTGTAGATAATACTTGTGTAAATACTGTGTGCCTCTTTCCTGAACCCTGTGCTCTTGGAGTGGGCTCTGTCTTTTTTGAGAGAGTTAAGCTTGATGGTTGCATCTCACATTGCgccggaggaggaggaggaggaatgcTCAAAGAGAAGAGTGTTCTAGCGAAAGGCGGCAAGACGCGACTTGCCCATGGAACATCTGCGGGCCCGTCCCACGCCTCACGAGATGGGGCTGAGACTTGTTTGTGTGAAGAAGCTTGTCACGACTCGCCCGTCGAAGAGAGACAAACCCTGAAAGCTACAGATGGGAAAAGGTGGAggggaaaattttaaaaaggcagAGTTGAAAAGGTTTTTATGATATGGGCTATGGGATTTCTCCATAATCTTCACGGAAAAGCCCTTTCTCTTACAGTTTAAGTTACaagattccttttttttccGCCTTCTGACAAACAGAATACCTGCAGCAGTGATTTACAGCAACAGAAAGCAGGATCACGCTGCGTTGGTATAAATATAAAAGGCAGATATTAGTCTGTCATCAGGGGGAAAAGGAGGAATTTGGATCAGACCTCACCAAACTGAGTTTGTTGGAGTGCTCTCAACACAGAAATCATTGTTGTGTTATAATTGAAggttggaacaacaaaaaagtGCTGGCAGCTCAAACGCTTCCTTCAAGGATAAGCAGATCAAACAGTTTTTGAAAATAATTTTAAGCATGTTTAGCAAACTTTGGCTGCTCTGCAtctgaaaagaaaaggagaaaatcctcgattgctttatttttttttttttccgttgCACTTCACCTGAAATCTTTTTCCTCAAACCTCTTCCCACCTGTTGTGCTTTCAGTTTTAAAGTTGAAGTTACAGTTGTTCTGCTGAAGACATTTGATTGGCAAATCCCAAGAGGGACAGATACATGTTTGACTCTTTCAACACCGGCTACGTGATGCTGCTTGTCGGTGGACAGGTTTGCCCGGGGACAGGTGTCATCGCTGAGATTGGGTGGTCAAGATTGGTGCTGATAGCTTCGGCCGAGCGTTCGCAGACAGATTGTCCTCTAAAATGTTCAACTTTTCGCCCTGTTTTCGATTTAAGAAGCAGGTGCTTTGCTTCAGTTTCAGAGAAAAGTAGAgcgagggaggaaaaaaactcTTTGGATTATTGTTGAATTAAACAGGTTTGGGAGACGCTGTAGGCATGACATGACATGTCAGGTATGAAGAAGACAAGACCAGAGGCGCCAAACGTTGCTTGTTTAAGGCCTGATGTTTGTCAGGACTTGACTTCTGCATGCGCCCGCAGCGCCTGTCAGGTAGAAAGGAACGCTACAACTGTGGGCCTGCCCCAACCTGCGCAACACAGgaagtgtgtgtctctgtgttcctgtgctgtgtgtttgtgtgcgctgGCTGCATGTGTGCAATTACTTTCTATGTCCGAGTATCAGAACAAATTGCATGTTGCGTGTAGTCAGATTATCCCAGAGATGCATTTTCATTGTAGCTTGAAAGCTGCAGTGTTGTGTCCGCACGGCGGCgagctgtgtgtgagtgttttccAGCTGAGCTTTCCAGATGTGTGCGTGGAATTTAAAAGTACAGCCACTTTAggtcatttattattttgccCTGTGCCAGCTGAACAATGCATCACGTGTGCTTCCTGCAAACACTCGCAGAAGTTTTCTTTCAAATGATTGTGATTAAGCGGCTCTGCATTGTGCGCCTTGTGTTCCTCGGCCGTGTAATTCACATTGTGACCAATGAAAGGCTCATAATTACATGTTAACACCTGAGCGCCGCACCCTGTGTGAGCCACTGAATCCCCATCAGTCAACTGGCTGTCCTCCACCCTGAACAGTGTTGGCTTTAACCGCATGCTGCTTTCAgcaatcagcagcagcagcagctcctgctctcactgctgagcaaacacagcagcagcagcagcagcacagagctgTGTACTCAAAGTTTGTAGCTTGAGGGCTGGGATGGGccactcgtgtgtgtgtgtgtgtgtgtgtgtgtgtgtgtgtgtgtgtgtgtgtgtgtgtgtgtgcgtgtgcgtgcgtgcgtgtgtttgAAACTGTAGGATATCATCTAAACAAACTTTGTGTTTCTGGCCTAACATTTGCGATTAGATCTTTAGGCTCAGATTTGTGCAGACCCTTTACACAgcacctctctctttctcttttgctctTCTTCCACACCCTCGCCCCCCTTCCTCCATCTCTCTGCTTGGCTTCTCCACCTCATTTAGCTGACTGACAGAGGCGTACGGGGAGTATCAGGTTAGGAGCGAGGGGGCAACTACAGCCATTCATCTTGGAGGCATTTTTTTAAGCTGCTAGAAGGCCGCTTTGATTTTAAGGAAGAGTCAGTTCAGTTGTCGTGTTGATGTACATGTCCCAGACCTCATCGGTCAATCTATCGAGTCCTTGTGCACGAATCAAAACgcaggtttttttaaaaatatcttctGCTTTGCATTCATATTTCCCAGCAGTGAACATCAGCGCTGCAGTGTTGGTGTTGGGTCACTATAAGAGGGTCACTTGAGGAAAGCAGCACATGTGAAAAGTTGCGTTTAATAGCAGACTGCATCAGTGGGCGAAATGCAGGCATAAGGGAGAGACGGGGAGGTGCACTTTTAGGTTTGTCCTGATGAAAGGAGAGGTTGCGCCTGAGGAGAAGAGCAGAAAATGTCCGTGCCAAGCTTGTGTAATATTTAAAGTGAGCACAGACGGTTCCTGGGATGAGCTTCTTTTCATTGGAAGCAAACTTAATAGAGGTGCAATTTTATGTTGCATTGTTCCCGAACACAGCCCCGAGCAGTTTTCACAATGTTCACTTTTCATCACTCAGAAATGAAACTGACAGGAAAATTTCCCCTCCGCCCCTCCACCCTCGGCTCTGTGCACATAGAGGATTTAAAGCTCTGCTTGCACAGCAGTGATTTGAATGGCTTGTGTACACAGTTGGGTTGTGCCTATTAGTAAGAACTCGGTCTTTCTGATGCCTTTACTGGTTATCGCTTCTAACAGTGCCAAGGATCAAGGTGCATCCATTATTCAAGACTCCTGGCTTGCACACTTGAGCCTGAGCCAGTTTGTGTGATCAGCCATCACATTTTGGCTCCCGTCGCTGATGAATCTTTTGTGACTGCCGCGATTAGCCCTCCACTCCGTCACTCGGAGCCGTTGTCATCCACCTGCACTCAGCCTAATGCAGCTCCAGCCTGCCAGGCGCTTCAGAAGCTGCTCTGTGTGATGAGTGGCCATCAGATGCTTTAACAGAGCAtcctccacccccaccccaaaaaaagatgaaagccAGGCCCTGTTTAATTGCCCCTGGAGGGGTCCATTTTATGGTGCTCCTCGGAAGTCCCAGAGGCTGTCTGTGAGACATCTTTGAGGTTGGCCAATACTCACTTGTAGGGCcgagtgctgtgtgtgtgtttatttaagtGGGTCATAATCACAGTCTTCAGTTTAACCCTTTTTGCTTCAGGGGAGCCAGAAGTGCACAGCTGAGGCAGCAGGTGTTACCAAAGTCCTTCAAACACCGCTGTGCACTTATTTTTAAGCTAAATtagtttaattaaattttacTGGTCACCAGGAATCTGAAAGTTTCCACCAAAACAAGGTTTCCAAAAGCCATTTACCATCACGTCTCGGGTGTTTCTGTGATCAATCTGTGCTTTAAAATTTAAGCACCGATCCCTCCATCAAAACTTTTCTGTAatcttttgtgttttctctcgttttattttgcagtattCGACCGAACTGAAGAAGTTATACTGCCAGATCGCCAAGACATGTCCCATTCAGATCAAAGTGCTCACCACTCCTCCCCAGGGTGCCGTGATCAGAGCCATGCCTGTttacaaaaaagctgaacacgTGACCGAGGTGGTGAAACGCTGCCCGAACCACGAGCTCAGCCGCGAATTCAATGACGGTCAGTCAAAATCCCACCGCCTCATGTTTCACCTCGGCCatctttgtttgttgttggcGTTTGACCATACGACTCGTGTTGCTTCCAGGTCAGATAGCGCCGCCGAGCCACCTGATCCGCGTGGAGGGAAACAGCCACGCCCAGTACGTGGAGGACTCCATCACTGGGAGACAGAGCGTCCTGGTTCCTTATGAGCCTCCCCAGGTGAGCTGTCCATCAACCCACAGGGAATCCAAGCGACACTCGACTCGGATGGCGACAGAAAGCGAGTTCGCTGTCATGTTCAGCTGCTCAACACTTCACCAACATCTCCATCAAAGCTTTCAGTGCCGCCATGAAAGCTTCAAATtcaattttcagcaaaaacgCACATTTTTCAAATACTGATTAAACATTTGGATTCTACATAATTAAACCAATTTAAATTCCCCAAACCTGAAATATGTCCAAATGCGACCTCTGTTTTTGCGCCTGCCGCCGTCACTCACCTGCAGTCTCATTCTCCTCCTCAGGTGGGGACAGAATTCACCACCATTCTGTACAATTTCATGTGCAACTCGAGCTGCGTGGGCGGAATGAACAGGCGCCCGATTCTCATCATCGTCACCCTGGAAACCAGAGAGTAAGCCGCGCCGCCGCCACCTCCGTCGCCCCCTTCGTTGGCCGTGCTTTGTTTCTGACCGAGGCTGTCTTTGTCTCCCAGCGGTCAGGTTTTAGGGCGCCGTTGCTTCGAAGCCAGGATCTGCGCCTGCCCGGGCCGAGATCGCAAGGCCGACGAGGACAGCATCCGCAAGCAGCACGTAACGGACGCCACAAAGAGCAGTGAGGGTACGAAACGCCGTAAGTAGGGCCGGGGCTGGTGACGGGCTGACGTGCTTTTGGTCTTCCTCGACATGCAGCCGGCGTCGAGGACTCTCACTAACCCGCCTTTCCCCTTGCTTCTTCCCCCTCCTGCTCTGTCTTAGGTCGACTTGTTCTCTTTAGCACGGCGGCCGCTGTATTCACgctctcctcttctctttttcagcCTTCCGACAGGTTTCCCACGGCATACAGATGTCCACCATCAAGAAGAGAAGATCCACAGATGAGGAAGTTTTTTGTTTGCCTGTAAGTGTGGCTTTGCTGTCTCACATGGCTCGGAGTACGTCTGAGCTGCTCGCTGACCTCTCGTCTTATCTGTTCCCCTCAGATTAAAGGACGTGAAATCTATGAGATTTTGGTAAAAATCAAAGAGTCGCTGGAACTCATGCAGTTCCTGCCGCAGCACACAATAGAGTcatacagacagcagcagcagaacctCCTGCAGAAACAGTGAGTACCAGAACAGATTATTGGTGGAGTGAAACACAGATGTGCACAACGGGCAAGCTTCACCATTGAATTCAACTGTTTCTTTGCATTCAGCTGCACTCTCTGCCTCAGTAAACGTCTTCTTTGCTTGCGTGGAGGTTTGTTTGTCTTTCGAACGCAGGGCACTGATGACTAACTGACTGAACATGGCTCACTTGTTGCTTGAACTGTGGATTGCACTGATAAATGAGATTTCTTGATTGTATTTACTGCCGCCGCTGAAGCGTCGCAGCTAGAAGAGCTGATAATAAACGCTCTGGAGTAGGTGTTAGCCAGCGTTTCACAGCAGCTGAGAATTTACTCAGAATCAGCTCAGCCTCGCGTCCAagcaaaagctgttttttgttggggttttttgtcattttctttcctCCTTCTTGCTCTCTCTCATGGGACACGAGCCAACGCTGATGAATCGTGACAAATGTACCTGGCTGCGCTTTGTTAGGGAGACTCTTCCAGAAGGTTCCCGGTAACGCCTTTGGGTGCTTTGCCAAGTTTTTacacaacagcagcaaacaGAATCCGTGCCTCGGCCTCATCTATCGGCTTCGGCGTAATTAAAAGTGTCTCAAACGCACACGTCCTCGCCCCGCCTCCCTTCTTTCACTGTAAGCTATGGAAACGAGGAGATGGGAGTAAGTGATAGTTTGACAGCGCTGTGATGATAATTACTGCTTATGTTCTAGTTTCCCATTAAGAGAAGGCAGACAGCCTCGCAGTGACGTAGTGCTTGCACtcgctgtttttctttgactttatttgtgttttcGCTGCCTGTCCGCCCTTCAGCACTAACAAGAGCTTAAAAAGCAGACGTTTAATTTCAGACAGAGAGTGCAGAATTTTTGAAGAGTTTTTCAAATTCGACACTATTAGATTTTGATGCCAACCCCCAGAATCTTGGGATTTGGTGTTTATCCTTCTCTCGTTTGTCCATTTTTGCATGCTTTTCCCAGTTTTCTTTGTAAAACCTTTGACCTGTTGGAGTTTATTACTGTATTCGGTGTTGGAAATAAAAGGTTCTGTCAACAGCGAGTGTTTCAGACCTTTCCTTCTTTCCCTTTAAATGTCAAATAACACCATTCTGTAAAAATGCTGTGATCTGTGTGTGCATACTGCCATCTTCTGGACACACATGTTACTGCAGTACAGTAGGAGTTTCCTGAACCTCAAACTTGAACATTTGTAGAGTAGTTTTCTGTACATCTGGACCTCTCTGGGGTCCGTcgctccttcctcctcctcctccttttctgtCAGTGAGCCCTTATTtctgctcttctctctctctctttctcttctttctggTTCCTCCCTGCAGCCTGATAAAAACCCGTCTCGGTAGCCAGCTCCTGGAACCCGCATTAGAGCAGAGGCGGCGGTGCAGCTCCTCCTGAAATCCAcattcctcctcttcttcctcctccctcGACTTAAACGGACCTCCACTCTGCCTCCTTTTCACCAACTCTGATTTCTGTGACCTGCTTCCTTCCTGTGCATCCCGGGACTCTACACCGAGGATGTgaactttctgtttctctctccgCTGCTGCTGTAAATGCTGGATGATCACgtcttgtttttattcagcCACGACAGACGGTGTGAAGGTTTCAGTAGGCTGCGGGCCTATGTGATCCCCCTCCTAATCGCTACAGACTGAACTGTAAATGAACTTGTGAATTGCATGCGTTATTTTTATCCATAAAGACTGTACTTTGTGTTCTCAGTCACCACTTTATCTCCTGCTTGTGAAACGGATGGGAATCATTTTAGATTTCTTATTTCTTACTAAATGTGTTGCGTCTTTGCATTGTTGTGAGAGCTGGACTCAAATCTCTAGATTTaaattttgagttgtttttttttgctgatgctGGTCATGTTTTCTAAAGTCACTGCGGGACAGtttgtgtgcttgttttttcattttcctcaATAAAAGATCTCTTTAAACGGAGGAAGATGTGAACCGTTCTGTTTAAAACAGATGATTTTACTTGGCTGCTGCACTTTTGTCTGTCAGATTATAATAAATGGCTTTTTTCGGCTTGAATTTCTCTCCGTTTTTAAGTTTGGGTTTGCTGATTTTTGTCAAAACATAGAAAGTTCATGCTGCAGTTAATATTAAGAGTTTCACTTTCAGGTTTGATAAATGCAGTGATTGACACCCACTGTTGATATtctctgttgtgttgttggaaAATGTGCCTGTTAAGAGACGAAATTGGGGCTAAAGCCTTTTTATTGTTGGAGATTAGAGTAGTCCTGTGCTGTGTGCTCTGCTACACCCCCCACTCTCACTGGAGTCTCActggtcattagcaagactctaATGACCTACTAcatttattcaggtgtgttgcaacagggacacatgcaaaagtttcaggacactgggcctcgaggactggagtttgacacctgtgttATAGACTGTGTAAAGCAGGGTAAGTGGGAAACTCAAGGGccgatgtcctgcaggttttagatgcgtccttgatccaacacagctgatttaaatgcctaaattatctcctcaacatgtcttgaagttctccagctgcctggtaatgaactaatcatttgattcagatgtgttgacccagggtgagatctaaaacctgcaggacaccggccctcgaggcctggagttcccccacccctggtgtaaaagatggatgtagctgcTAGATCTGAACAGTGAAGCCAGCGTAGCAGTTTCTTAAACCTGTCCAGCAGGAGGCGACTCCTCTGCAGGAGATTAAGTCTGCTGGGAAAAATCCCTCAGCTGTGTCACTCTGTGACCTCAGAAAACACTTTTCTGATGACGTGATGATCTCAGGAACTACTTTTAGCTCACACTGAGTGAAACACGAGgctcattttgtaaattatgataATTTTTAGAGTCAGAGGATTATTCGGGGTGTGCTATAATAGCCAGTTAGTGAATCAGTGTGCAGTTGCCATCCGGTTTTTACTTTGATCAGCCCCTTCGCCTGTTACATCTGGTTTGAGAGCTTCATAACAGATcctacgtccatcttttatatccCATGTGGTCGAAGGCGAAATTCTGGGAGAAAGTagtgaaacaataaaaaactaAGATGCAGTAGAGTCTCTCAAACTGAGCTCAAATGAAAAGAGTGCGtaaaatatttgtaatatttccATCTTCCTGGGGCGAGGGTCTGGTGACAGTAGCAGGGGAGatactgattttcttttttctgtatcactagaataaaaatgttttcatgttgttttctgctgaatgctgtcagtaaccatcacctcctcctctctcccacCCCAGAACCTCCATGTCATCTCAGCCCTCCTTCGGCTCCACCTCGCCCACCCCCGGAAAGGTCAACAAGCTGCCCTCCGTCAGCCAGCTCATCAACCCCCAGCAGCGTAACACGCTTACCCCGTCCAGCATGTCTGGAGGCCTCACTGACAGTAAGTGTGCCCCCTTCTTTCTCCTCCTGTCTCTCTCGGGTCGTAGACGCCCCCCGCTCCCCTAAATGTCCCCGTGTTTCCGGGTTTTTTGTAAAGATGGCGGGTCGAGGCAGGCGGGAGGGGACCTGAACGCTTCACTTCCCCTCCCCCAGTGCAGCTTCCTCACTGACCTGTTATGATGCATTATTAGTCAAGTACAGAGTGACCTCTGCACGCCCCCGCACCCCAAAGGCTCACAGTAGCTCCTCTTGTCTCTGCAGTGACTCCCATGATGGGCACTCACATCCCCATGAATGCCGACATGAGTTCACTGAGCCCCACACACgccctgcagccacagctgccccTGGTGCCCTCCTCCCACTGTACCCCCCCTCCTCCATACCCCATGGAC
This window harbors:
- the tp63 gene encoding tumor protein 63 isoform X4 — protein: MGHHIKSQRCSTGFRSAIHSVQPIELNFSDSPADGSAGNTIQISMDCITMREPDEPLSSQYTNLGLLNGMDQNIQNGGSTSTSPYNNDHAQNNVTAPSPYAQPSSTFDALSPSPAIPSNTDYAGPHTFDVSFQQSSTAKSATWTYSTELKKLYCQIAKTCPIQIKVLTTPPQGAVIRAMPVYKKAEHVTEVVKRCPNHELSREFNDGQIAPPSHLIRVEGNSHAQYVEDSITGRQSVLVPYEPPQVGTEFTTILYNFMCNSSCVGGMNRRPILIIVTLETRDGQVLGRRCFEARICACPGRDRKADEDSIRKQHVTDATKSSEGTKRPFRQVSHGIQMSTIKKRRSTDEEVFCLPIKGREIYEILVKIKESLELMQFLPQHTIESYRQQQQNLLQKQTSMSSQPSFGSTSPTPGKVNKLPSVSQLINPQQRNTLTPSSMSGGLTDMTPMMGTHIPMNADMSSLSPTHALQPQLPLVPSSHCTPPPPYPMDSSISSFLIRLGCAGCLDYFTTQGLTNIYQIENYNMEDLSRLKIPAEFQHIIWKGIMEHRQAMDFSPPPHIVRTTGSASTVSVGSSEARGERVIDAVRFTLRQTISFPPRDEWSDFSFDLDSRRNKQQRIKEEGE
- the tp63 gene encoding tumor protein 63 isoform X2; its protein translation is MNSPYTAVQYYPEFPFRRLRDPSARLSWREGSFLTTMSQNQAAQTTDLFSQDVFNQLFDMLDQSAIHSVQPIELNFSDSPADGSAGNTIQISMDCITMREPDEPLSSQYTNLGLLNGMDQNIQNGGSTSTSPYNNDHAQNNVTAPSPYAQPSSTFDALSPSPAIPSNTDYAGPHTFDVSFQQSSTAKSATWTYSTELKKLYCQIAKTCPIQIKVLTTPPQGAVIRAMPVYKKAEHVTEVVKRCPNHELSREFNDGQIAPPSHLIRVEGNSHAQYVEDSITGRQSVLVPYEPPQVGTEFTTILYNFMCNSSCVGGMNRRPILIIVTLETRDGQVLGRRCFEARICACPGRDRKADEDSIRKQHVTDATKSSEAFRQVSHGIQMSTIKKRRSTDEEVFCLPIKGREIYEILVKIKESLELMQFLPQHTIESYRQQQQNLLQKQTSMSSQPSFGSTSPTPGKVNKLPSVSQLINPQQRNTLTPSSMSGGLTDMTPMMGTHIPMNADMSSLSPTHALQPQLPLVPSSHCTPPPPYPMDSSISSFLIRLGCAGCLDYFTTQGLTNIYQIENYNMEDLSRLKIPAEFQHIIWKGIMEHRQAMDFSPPPHIVRTTGSASTVSVGSSEARGERVIDAVRFTLRQTISFPPRDEWSDFSFDLDSRRNKQQRIKEEGE
- the tp63 gene encoding tumor protein 63 isoform X5, with the protein product MLYLETGTTTSYNESQYTNLGLLNGMDQNIQNGGSTSTSPYNNDHAQNNVTAPSPYAQPSSTFDALSPSPAIPSNTDYAGPHTFDVSFQQSSTAKSATWTYSTELKKLYCQIAKTCPIQIKVLTTPPQGAVIRAMPVYKKAEHVTEVVKRCPNHELSREFNDGQIAPPSHLIRVEGNSHAQYVEDSITGRQSVLVPYEPPQVGTEFTTILYNFMCNSSCVGGMNRRPILIIVTLETRDGQVLGRRCFEARICACPGRDRKADEDSIRKQHVTDATKSSEGTKRPFRQVSHGIQMSTIKKRRSTDEEVFCLPIKGREIYEILVKIKESLELMQFLPQHTIESYRQQQQNLLQKQTSMSSQPSFGSTSPTPGKVNKLPSVSQLINPQQRNTLTPSSMSGGLTDMTPMMGTHIPMNADMSSLSPTHALQPQLPLVPSSHCTPPPPYPMDSSISSFLIRLGCAGCLDYFTTQGLTNIYQIENYNMEDLSRLKIPAEFQHIIWKGIMEHRQAMDFSPPPHIVRTTGSASTVSVGSSEARGERVIDAVRFTLRQTISFPPRDEWSDFSFDLDSRRNKQQRIKEEGE
- the tp63 gene encoding tumor protein 63 isoform X3: MSQNQAAQTTDLFSQDVFNQLFDMLDQSAIHSVQPIELNFSDSPADGSAGNTIQISMDCITMREPDEPLSSQYTNLGLLNGMDQNIQNGGSTSTSPYNNDHAQNNVTAPSPYAQPSSTFDALSPSPAIPSNTDYAGPHTFDVSFQQSSTAKSATWTYSTELKKLYCQIAKTCPIQIKVLTTPPQGAVIRAMPVYKKAEHVTEVVKRCPNHELSREFNDGQIAPPSHLIRVEGNSHAQYVEDSITGRQSVLVPYEPPQVGTEFTTILYNFMCNSSCVGGMNRRPILIIVTLETRDGQVLGRRCFEARICACPGRDRKADEDSIRKQHVTDATKSSEGTKRPFRQVSHGIQMSTIKKRRSTDEEVFCLPIKGREIYEILVKIKESLELMQFLPQHTIESYRQQQQNLLQKQTSMSSQPSFGSTSPTPGKVNKLPSVSQLINPQQRNTLTPSSMSGGLTDMTPMMGTHIPMNADMSSLSPTHALQPQLPLVPSSHCTPPPPYPMDSSISSFLIRLGCAGCLDYFTTQGLTNIYQIENYNMEDLSRLKIPAEFQHIIWKGIMEHRQAMDFSPPPHIVRTTGSASTVSVGSSEARGERVIDAVRFTLRQTISFPPRDEWSDFSFDLDSRRNKQQRIKEEGE
- the tp63 gene encoding tumor protein 63 isoform X6, which translates into the protein MDCITMREPDEPLSSQYTNLGLLNGMDQNIQNGGSTSTSPYNNDHAQNNVTAPSPYAQPSSTFDALSPSPAIPSNTDYAGPHTFDVSFQQSSTAKSATWTYSTELKKLYCQIAKTCPIQIKVLTTPPQGAVIRAMPVYKKAEHVTEVVKRCPNHELSREFNDGQIAPPSHLIRVEGNSHAQYVEDSITGRQSVLVPYEPPQVGTEFTTILYNFMCNSSCVGGMNRRPILIIVTLETRDGQVLGRRCFEARICACPGRDRKADEDSIRKQHVTDATKSSEGTKRPFRQVSHGIQMSTIKKRRSTDEEVFCLPIKGREIYEILVKIKESLELMQFLPQHTIESYRQQQQNLLQKQTSMSSQPSFGSTSPTPGKVNKLPSVSQLINPQQRNTLTPSSMSGGLTDMTPMMGTHIPMNADMSSLSPTHALQPQLPLVPSSHCTPPPPYPMDSSISSFLIRLGCAGCLDYFTTQGLTNIYQIENYNMEDLSRLKIPAEFQHIIWKGIMEHRQAMDFSPPPHIVRTTGSASTVSVGSSEARGERVIDAVRFTLRQTISFPPRDEWSDFSFDLDSRRNKQQRIKEEGE
- the tp63 gene encoding tumor protein 63 isoform X8; this encodes MNSPYTAVQYYPEFPFRRLRDPSARLSWREGSFLTTMSQNQAAQTTDLFSQDVFNQLFDMLDQSAIHSVQPIELNFSDSPADGSAGNTIQISMDCITMREPDEPLSSQYTNLGLLNGMDQNIQNGGSTSTSPYNNDHAQNNVTAPSPYAQPSSTFDALSPSPAIPSNTDYAGPHTFDVSFQQSSTAKSATWTYSTELKKLYCQIAKTCPIQIKVLTTPPQGAVIRAMPVYKKAEHVTEVVKRCPNHELSREFNDGQIAPPSHLIRVEGNSHAQYVEDSITGRQSVLVPYEPPQVGTEFTTILYNFMCNSSCVGGMNRRPILIIVTLETRDGQVLGRRCFEARICACPGRDRKADEDSIRKQHVTDATKSSEGTKRPFRQVSHGIQMSTIKKRRSTDEEVFCLPIKGREIYEILVKIKESLELMQFLPQHTIESYRQQQQNLLQKQTSMSSQPSFGSTSPTPGKVNKLPSVSQLINPQQRNTLTPSSMSGGLTDTSLFGWAAPAAWTTSQHRA
- the tp63 gene encoding tumor protein 63 isoform X7; its protein translation is MLYLETGTTTSYNESQYTNLGLLNGMDQNIQNGGSTSTSPYNNDHAQNNVTAPSPYAQPSSTFDALSPSPAIPSNTDYAGPHTFDVSFQQSSTAKSATWTYSTELKKLYCQIAKTCPIQIKVLTTPPQGAVIRAMPVYKKAEHVTEVVKRCPNHELSREFNDGQIAPPSHLIRVEGNSHAQYVEDSITGRQSVLVPYEPPQVGTEFTTILYNFMCNSSCVGGMNRRPILIIVTLETRDGQVLGRRCFEARICACPGRDRKADEDSIRKQHVTDATKSSEAFRQVSHGIQMSTIKKRRSTDEEVFCLPIKGREIYEILVKIKESLELMQFLPQHTIESYRQQQQNLLQKQTSMSSQPSFGSTSPTPGKVNKLPSVSQLINPQQRNTLTPSSMSGGLTDMTPMMGTHIPMNADMSSLSPTHALQPQLPLVPSSHCTPPPPYPMDSSISSFLIRLGCAGCLDYFTTQGLTNIYQIENYNMEDLSRLKIPAEFQHIIWKGIMEHRQAMDFSPPPHIVRTTGSASTVSVGSSEARGERVIDAVRFTLRQTISFPPRDEWSDFSFDLDSRRNKQQRIKEEGE
- the tp63 gene encoding tumor protein 63 isoform X1, which translates into the protein MNSPYTAVQYYPEFPFRRLRDPSARLSWREGSFLTTMSQNQAAQTTDLFSQDVFNQLFDMLDQSAIHSVQPIELNFSDSPADGSAGNTIQISMDCITMREPDEPLSSQYTNLGLLNGMDQNIQNGGSTSTSPYNNDHAQNNVTAPSPYAQPSSTFDALSPSPAIPSNTDYAGPHTFDVSFQQSSTAKSATWTYSTELKKLYCQIAKTCPIQIKVLTTPPQGAVIRAMPVYKKAEHVTEVVKRCPNHELSREFNDGQIAPPSHLIRVEGNSHAQYVEDSITGRQSVLVPYEPPQVGTEFTTILYNFMCNSSCVGGMNRRPILIIVTLETRDGQVLGRRCFEARICACPGRDRKADEDSIRKQHVTDATKSSEGTKRPFRQVSHGIQMSTIKKRRSTDEEVFCLPIKGREIYEILVKIKESLELMQFLPQHTIESYRQQQQNLLQKQTSMSSQPSFGSTSPTPGKVNKLPSVSQLINPQQRNTLTPSSMSGGLTDMTPMMGTHIPMNADMSSLSPTHALQPQLPLVPSSHCTPPPPYPMDSSISSFLIRLGCAGCLDYFTTQGLTNIYQIENYNMEDLSRLKIPAEFQHIIWKGIMEHRQAMDFSPPPHIVRTTGSASTVSVGSSEARGERVIDAVRFTLRQTISFPPRDEWSDFSFDLDSRRNKQQRIKEEGE